The Amycolatopsis sp. DG1A-15b genome window below encodes:
- a CDS encoding AMED_5909 family protein, whose protein sequence is METVTVVKAHDEAVTLADAREAVFVLRPEVDAKTSEWVAFHRANAAMYERVAETDRHHHWEALYWVGYEMRQVEKLTRKPEWRSGFGEER, encoded by the coding sequence ATGGAGACGGTGACGGTGGTCAAGGCGCATGACGAGGCCGTGACGCTGGCTGATGCCCGGGAGGCGGTGTTCGTACTACGTCCCGAGGTCGACGCGAAGACCTCGGAGTGGGTGGCGTTCCACCGTGCGAACGCCGCGATGTACGAGCGGGTCGCGGAAACCGATCGGCACCACCACTGGGAAGCGCTGTACTGGGTCGGCTACGAAATGCGTCAGGTCGAGAAGCTGACCAGAAAGCCCGAATGGCGGTCGGGTTTCGGAGAAGAGAGGTGA
- a CDS encoding FtsK/SpoIIIE domain-containing protein, with protein MDAHGVMTLMAVGGGLAVLLWALAKIGRALAGLAEMLAALAVVGMVLWGLARAIGWVVRQLVTHWRTCLTLVAAWAWCRWLGGLSLLVTLAVLGLVQLVWWRLDAVSYDQWCGRWVRSWWLRWALYGRKLAGWLTACGLVVRDASVPVDVTVSLVGRRRGRNTVSRNQDRSAGVAVPTLLSVRSGASWDEVRVRLVPGQKPEDFDEGARALAVARKVTRCQIRELEPDVVSIDFMRRDLLASPVACLPVPEMVSVDGTGVDLRAVFAGSTEYGKPWQLPLVGTGAHTLVAGATGSGKNSVMWCPLVAAASAIRAGLVRVSGIDPKAMELSYGRGIFARYGQSGQEAVQVLDALLDELDRRKREFAGHTRQVPISTDYPVELLEFDEIGALTKYTDRKTRDAIVEKVAILTTQGRALGFTVRGYVQEPTKDTVPVRELLPRRIAMRLTSKTQVPMVLGDGAYERGAWANRIPESAAGVGYVWGEGIREPLRVRAGWVPDHTIKQLEHYVTNGGAQVISLADRRTGEGRSA; from the coding sequence ATGGACGCGCACGGCGTGATGACGCTGATGGCGGTCGGCGGCGGCCTGGCCGTTCTGCTGTGGGCGTTGGCGAAGATCGGTCGTGCTCTGGCCGGGCTGGCGGAGATGCTGGCCGCGCTCGCGGTCGTCGGGATGGTGCTCTGGGGTCTGGCACGGGCGATCGGCTGGGTTGTTCGGCAACTGGTGACGCACTGGCGGACCTGCCTCACCCTCGTAGCGGCCTGGGCCTGGTGCCGGTGGCTTGGCGGGCTCTCGCTCCTGGTGACCCTCGCCGTGCTCGGCCTGGTGCAGCTCGTCTGGTGGCGGCTGGACGCGGTGAGCTATGACCAGTGGTGCGGGCGGTGGGTGCGCTCGTGGTGGCTGCGCTGGGCGCTCTACGGCCGGAAGCTGGCCGGCTGGCTGACCGCCTGCGGCCTGGTGGTCCGGGACGCCTCGGTGCCGGTCGACGTCACGGTGTCCCTGGTCGGTCGTCGACGGGGCCGAAACACCGTCTCCCGCAATCAGGACCGGTCGGCCGGGGTCGCGGTGCCCACGTTGCTGTCGGTCCGGTCCGGGGCCTCGTGGGATGAGGTCCGGGTGCGACTGGTGCCGGGACAGAAGCCGGAGGACTTCGACGAGGGTGCCCGCGCGCTGGCGGTCGCCCGGAAGGTCACCCGCTGCCAGATCCGGGAACTCGAGCCCGACGTCGTGTCGATCGACTTCATGCGCCGGGACCTGCTCGCCTCACCGGTCGCGTGCTTGCCGGTGCCGGAGATGGTCTCCGTGGACGGCACGGGTGTGGACTTGCGGGCGGTGTTCGCCGGGTCGACCGAGTACGGCAAGCCCTGGCAGCTCCCCCTCGTCGGCACCGGCGCTCACACCCTGGTCGCCGGGGCCACCGGGTCGGGCAAGAACTCGGTGATGTGGTGCCCGCTGGTCGCGGCGGCCTCGGCGATCCGGGCCGGTCTGGTGCGGGTGTCCGGGATCGATCCGAAGGCGATGGAGCTGTCCTACGGGCGCGGAATCTTCGCCCGCTACGGCCAGAGCGGGCAGGAGGCTGTCCAGGTCCTTGACGCGCTCTTGGACGAGCTGGACAGGCGCAAGCGTGAGTTCGCCGGGCACACCCGGCAGGTCCCGATCTCCACCGACTACCCGGTGGAGCTGCTGGAGTTCGACGAGATCGGCGCGCTGACCAAGTACACCGACCGCAAGACCCGCGACGCCATCGTGGAGAAGGTCGCAATCCTGACCACCCAAGGCCGAGCGCTCGGCTTCACCGTCCGGGGCTACGTGCAGGAGCCGACCAAGGACACGGTGCCGGTGCGGGAGCTGCTGCCCCGGCGGATCGCGATGCGGCTGACCTCGAAGACGCAGGTCCCGATGGTCCTCGGCGACGGCGCGTACGAGCGCGGCGCGTGGGCCAATCGCATCCCGGAATCGGCAGCCGGGGTCGGCTACGTCTGGGGCGAAGGCATCCGCGAACCCCTGCGCGTGCGGGCCGGGTGGGTGCCCGATCACACGATCAAGCAACTGGAGCACTACGTCACCAACGGCGGCGCCCAGGTGATCAGCCTGGCCGATCGACGCACGGGCGAAGGGAGGTCGGCATGA
- a CDS encoding replication initiator — MTTTSEDPQSQAVPATPVERIRGALSADVVKATAEKHGVCTRPFTMEVGDTETGEVRYVPIPCGSTVESVCLPCARKAKALRQAQCREGWHLTEEPVITREKPSETQTELLTYRADLAAHYRDVMAAGDEAEAEELRAEVAGVDAELRASGMTGRLPALDVPERKAVKRSTRRRQDAPNLPRRKVAKTTVGREFAGKFRPSMFVTLTCDTYGRVRPDGSPVDPASYDYRRAARDAVHFAALVDRWWQNLRRVVGWDVQYFATVEPQRRAAPHLHTALRGAISHETIRLVTEATYHQVWWPAHDELVYTDRNPLWDPDSRSFVDPETREPLTAWDDAVAAVEEPAHVVRFGTQVHSKGILGGTEEAGRHIGYLTKYLTKSTGEVVDADTAGQRDHHDMLHAHLAVTPCSPRCAVWLLYGINPKGANGKTVPGHCKGRAHRRSTLGLPGRRVLVSRKWSGKTVADHKADRRGFVLSALAAVGISKPEPAPDRFVWRKVEPGDTHCPPRDQLVMRAISERIAWQAEYSRAMLAAAGPPVQFTSATSSLAA, encoded by the coding sequence ATGACCACCACCAGCGAAGACCCGCAGTCGCAGGCGGTGCCGGCCACCCCGGTCGAGCGAATCCGCGGTGCCCTCTCCGCCGACGTCGTCAAGGCCACGGCAGAGAAGCACGGCGTGTGTACCCGGCCGTTCACGATGGAGGTCGGCGACACCGAAACCGGCGAAGTCCGCTATGTCCCCATCCCCTGCGGCTCCACGGTGGAGTCGGTGTGCCTGCCGTGCGCCCGGAAGGCGAAGGCGCTGCGGCAGGCCCAGTGCCGGGAAGGGTGGCACCTGACCGAAGAGCCGGTGATCACCCGCGAGAAGCCCTCGGAGACCCAAACCGAGCTGCTGACCTACCGGGCCGACCTGGCGGCGCACTACCGCGACGTGATGGCGGCCGGGGACGAGGCAGAGGCCGAAGAGCTGCGGGCAGAGGTCGCGGGCGTGGACGCGGAACTGCGGGCCTCGGGCATGACCGGCCGCCTGCCTGCTCTCGACGTCCCGGAGCGCAAGGCCGTGAAGCGGTCGACCAGGCGGCGGCAGGACGCGCCGAACCTGCCTCGGCGCAAGGTCGCGAAGACGACGGTAGGGCGGGAGTTCGCGGGGAAGTTCCGGCCGTCAATGTTCGTCACGCTGACCTGCGACACCTACGGCCGTGTCCGGCCAGACGGGTCACCGGTCGACCCGGCGTCGTATGACTATCGTCGGGCGGCTCGGGATGCGGTGCACTTCGCGGCGCTGGTGGATCGGTGGTGGCAGAACCTCCGCCGCGTCGTCGGATGGGACGTGCAGTACTTCGCCACAGTCGAGCCGCAGCGACGGGCGGCCCCGCATCTGCACACGGCGTTGCGGGGCGCGATCTCGCACGAAACCATCCGGCTCGTCACCGAAGCGACCTACCACCAGGTGTGGTGGCCTGCTCACGATGAACTGGTCTACACGGATCGAAACCCTTTGTGGGATCCCGATTCCCGTTCCTTTGTGGACCCGGAGACGCGGGAGCCGTTGACGGCGTGGGATGACGCGGTGGCTGCCGTGGAGGAACCGGCTCATGTCGTGCGGTTCGGCACGCAGGTGCACTCGAAGGGCATCCTCGGCGGGACGGAGGAGGCCGGGCGGCACATCGGCTACCTGACCAAGTACCTCACGAAGTCGACCGGTGAGGTCGTCGACGCGGATACGGCCGGCCAGCGAGATCACCACGACATGCTGCACGCCCACCTGGCCGTGACGCCGTGCTCGCCGCGCTGTGCGGTGTGGCTGCTGTACGGGATCAACCCGAAGGGAGCCAACGGAAAGACCGTCCCAGGCCACTGCAAGGGACGGGCGCATCGCCGTTCGACGCTCGGGCTTCCGGGGCGGCGGGTGCTGGTGTCGCGCAAGTGGTCCGGCAAGACGGTCGCCGACCACAAGGCCGACCGCCGGGGCTTCGTGCTTTCCGCACTGGCGGCGGTCGGGATCAGCAAGCCGGAACCGGCTCCGGATCGGTTCGTGTGGCGCAAAGTCGAGCCCGGCGACACCCATTGCCCACCGAGGGACCAGCTGGTCATGCGCGCGATCTCAGAGCGCATCGCGTGGCAGGCGGAGTACTCCAGGGCAATGCTCGCTGCTGCCGGGCCGCCCGTCCAATTTACTTCGGCAACTTCGTCTCTGGCGGCCTGA
- a CDS encoding NUDIX domain-containing protein, with protein MTRVDYYNDPNAPKANSIAVAVSAFIQDDDGRILMIRRTDNDLYSIPGGQLELGETLAQAAVREVCEETGVDCEITGVIGLYSDPSHVIAYDDGEVRQEFSICFRARAIGGALRTSVESNEVLWIEHKKVDTLSVHPSIRKRIDHGLSADHVYFT; from the coding sequence ATGACCCGAGTCGACTACTACAACGACCCGAACGCGCCCAAGGCAAATAGCATTGCGGTGGCCGTCTCAGCGTTCATCCAAGACGATGATGGCCGGATCTTGATGATCAGGCGCACGGACAACGACCTGTACTCGATCCCTGGCGGCCAGTTAGAACTCGGCGAAACCTTGGCTCAAGCTGCCGTACGCGAGGTTTGCGAGGAGACTGGCGTCGACTGCGAGATTACGGGTGTGATCGGCCTATATTCCGATCCTAGTCACGTCATAGCTTACGACGACGGCGAGGTTCGACAAGAGTTCTCTATCTGCTTCCGCGCCCGGGCTATAGGTGGTGCACTCCGGACGAGCGTCGAAAGCAATGAAGTTCTCTGGATAGAACACAAAAAAGTGGACACTCTATCCGTGCATCCATCCATTCGAAAGAGGATCGACCACGGATTAAGTGCGGACCACGTCTACTTCACATGA
- a CDS encoding helix-turn-helix domain-containing protein, giving the protein MSARIKVVSIEGLWTPEDLATFLGIPEKTLRDWRFKSYGPAWIRMGKHVRYSPEAVRAWIDQLSHDGAA; this is encoded by the coding sequence ATGAGCGCACGGATCAAGGTGGTGAGCATCGAGGGCCTGTGGACGCCTGAGGACTTGGCCACCTTCCTCGGGATACCCGAGAAGACCCTGCGGGACTGGCGGTTCAAGAGCTACGGCCCCGCGTGGATTCGGATGGGCAAACACGTCCGGTACTCCCCCGAAGCGGTACGAGCTTGGATCGACCAGCTCAGCCATGACGGTGCCGCATAG
- a CDS encoding tyrosine-type recombinase/integrase, producing MQDRWWRQKKDAEGKPVFNAKGHPVREKTELFGKGDRYKVRYYDPEGNERSKSFPDKQLTKAKTFLTKMQHDVLAGEYISAESGEEKFRDYTAQWRKGQSADAGTRQTVSNHLKTGIFPFLGDKPLKVAAKTDTIRDWLDWLERPKSEGGRGLMASTRAVLFDTVSAILQAAYDDKKIRTNPCRAKSVKRPKPVQRKVIPWPDSRVRAVRLALPAEYTVTVPLGAGLGLRQMEIFGFSPDDIDRDEMIVNVQRQIRWIGTQPVFSPPKGGKTRVVPLGQGVLDDIDDYMATFEPVTLTLPWLEPGGRPETVRVLIGRVIKRSAYAGQPIGNVIKGSNFAYHAWRPAFARAGLDYVERRDGMHAMRHFFASTMLANGVSIKEVAEYLGHHDPGYTLRIYTHLVPSSHKRARAATNRVFKPRRPQQTDQDSVTA from the coding sequence GTGCAAGACCGATGGTGGCGACAGAAGAAGGACGCGGAAGGCAAGCCGGTCTTCAATGCCAAGGGTCACCCGGTCCGCGAGAAGACCGAACTGTTCGGCAAGGGAGACCGGTACAAGGTCCGGTACTACGATCCCGAGGGCAACGAACGGAGCAAGTCCTTTCCGGACAAGCAACTTACGAAGGCCAAGACGTTCCTGACCAAGATGCAACACGACGTGCTGGCCGGTGAGTACATCTCGGCCGAGTCCGGCGAAGAGAAGTTCCGCGACTACACGGCCCAGTGGCGCAAGGGCCAGTCAGCCGACGCGGGGACGCGGCAGACCGTGAGCAACCACCTCAAGACCGGGATCTTCCCATTCCTCGGGGACAAGCCGCTCAAGGTAGCCGCGAAGACCGACACCATTCGCGATTGGCTCGACTGGCTGGAGCGGCCGAAGAGCGAAGGCGGACGCGGCCTGATGGCGTCCACCCGGGCGGTGCTGTTCGACACCGTTTCCGCGATCCTCCAGGCGGCCTACGACGACAAGAAGATCCGGACGAACCCGTGCCGGGCGAAGAGTGTCAAGCGGCCCAAGCCTGTCCAGCGGAAGGTCATCCCGTGGCCGGACAGCCGTGTCCGCGCGGTGCGGCTCGCTCTGCCCGCCGAGTACACCGTCACAGTGCCGCTCGGGGCCGGCCTCGGGCTACGGCAGATGGAGATCTTCGGGTTCAGCCCGGACGACATCGACCGGGACGAGATGATCGTCAACGTTCAGCGTCAGATCCGGTGGATCGGCACTCAGCCGGTGTTCTCACCGCCGAAGGGTGGCAAGACGCGTGTGGTGCCGCTCGGGCAAGGCGTCCTCGACGACATCGACGACTACATGGCCACCTTCGAGCCCGTCACGCTGACGCTCCCCTGGCTCGAACCGGGCGGCAGGCCGGAGACGGTGCGCGTCCTGATCGGCCGGGTCATCAAGCGCAGCGCCTACGCGGGGCAGCCGATCGGGAACGTGATCAAGGGATCGAACTTCGCGTACCACGCCTGGCGGCCGGCCTTCGCGCGTGCGGGGCTCGACTATGTCGAACGCCGGGACGGCATGCACGCCATGAGGCACTTCTTCGCCTCCACGATGCTCGCCAACGGCGTGTCGATCAAGGAGGTTGCGGAGTACCTGGGGCATCACGACCCGGGATACACGCTCCGGATCTACACGCACCTCGTCCCGTCGAGCCACAAACGGGCTCGGGCGGCGACCAATCGAGTGTTCAAGCCCCGCCGACCGCAGCAGACGGACCAGGATTCCGTGACGGCCTGA
- a CDS encoding NAD-dependent succinate-semialdehyde dehydrogenase, translating to MYTVTNPATGELVDEIPNAADEEVRDAIDRVHRGYAAWRARPVAERAAIARRAGELFAERADELAAIMTVEMGKRINEGRGEVGVVADIFRYYGERGPDLLADEPLAIRGGEAVLTKEPIGALLGVMPWNFPCYQVARFVAPNLVLGNTILLKHASICPRSAVAIESVLRDAGVPADAYVNVFASSRQVPWMLADPRLAGVSLTGSEQAGISVAAEAGRNLKKCVLELGGSDPLIVLDTDDLDETVKITATARMRNCGQSCNAPKRIIVLGELYEEFTDRFAKRVTEYYVPGDPADPSTTLPPLASTAAAEEVAAQIETAIREGATLRAGGHRIPGPGAYVEATVLTDVTPQMAAYHEEIFGPVALLFRAETEEEALALANDTPFGLGASVFATDRTRAARVARGIEAGMVYVNKSGGSEADLPFGGIKRSGMGRELGALGIEEFMNKKPIRL from the coding sequence TTGTACACAGTCACCAACCCGGCGACGGGCGAGCTGGTCGACGAAATCCCGAACGCGGCCGACGAGGAGGTCCGCGACGCGATCGACCGGGTGCACCGCGGGTACGCGGCCTGGCGGGCCCGGCCGGTCGCCGAACGCGCCGCCATCGCGAGGCGCGCGGGGGAGCTGTTCGCCGAGCGCGCGGACGAGCTCGCGGCGATCATGACGGTGGAGATGGGCAAGCGGATCAACGAAGGCCGCGGCGAAGTGGGTGTCGTCGCCGACATCTTCCGGTACTACGGCGAGCGCGGCCCGGACCTGCTGGCGGACGAGCCCCTGGCGATCCGCGGCGGCGAGGCGGTGCTGACGAAGGAGCCGATCGGGGCGCTGCTGGGCGTGATGCCGTGGAACTTCCCGTGTTACCAGGTCGCCCGGTTCGTGGCGCCGAACCTGGTGCTGGGCAACACGATCCTGCTCAAGCACGCGTCGATCTGCCCGCGCTCGGCGGTCGCGATCGAGTCGGTGTTGCGGGACGCCGGTGTGCCGGCGGACGCGTACGTGAACGTGTTCGCGTCGAGCCGTCAGGTGCCGTGGATGCTGGCGGATCCGCGCCTCGCGGGGGTGTCGCTGACCGGCAGCGAGCAGGCGGGCATCTCGGTGGCGGCCGAAGCCGGGCGGAACCTCAAGAAGTGCGTCCTGGAACTGGGCGGCTCGGACCCGCTGATCGTGCTGGACACCGACGACCTGGACGAGACGGTCAAGATCACGGCGACGGCCCGGATGCGCAACTGCGGCCAGTCGTGCAACGCGCCGAAGCGCATCATCGTGCTGGGCGAGCTGTACGAGGAGTTCACCGACCGGTTCGCCAAGCGCGTGACGGAGTACTACGTCCCGGGCGACCCGGCAGACCCGTCGACAACGCTGCCCCCGCTGGCCTCGACGGCAGCGGCGGAAGAGGTGGCGGCCCAGATAGAGACGGCGATCCGCGAAGGAGCAACGCTGCGCGCGGGCGGCCACCGCATCCCGGGCCCGGGCGCGTACGTGGAGGCGACGGTCTTGACGGACGTGACCCCGCAGATGGCGGCGTACCACGAGGAGATCTTCGGCCCGGTGGCATTGCTGTTCCGAGCGGAGACGGAGGAGGAAGCGCTGGCGCTGGCGAACGACACACCTTTTGGCCTGGGCGCGAGCGTGTTCGCAACCGACCGAACCCGCGCGGCCCGCGTGGCACGGGGAATCGAGGCGGGGATGGTGTACGTGAACAAGTCGGGAGGCTCGGAGGCGGACCTGCCGTTCGGCGGGATCAAGCGGTCAGGGATGGGCCGGGAGCTCGGGGCGCTGGGGATCGAGGAATTCATGAACAAGAAACCGATCCGCCTCTGA
- the msrA gene encoding peptide-methionine (S)-S-oxide reductase MsrA — translation MTTSTERAVLAGGCFWGMQELFRRQPGVISTRVGYSGGDVPNATYRNHGTHAEAIEVIYDPAQTTFRDLLEFFFQVHDPTTKDRQGNDIGLSYRSAIFFENDEQKRVAEDTIADVDASGLWPGKVVTEVSPVGDFWEAEPEHQDYLQRIPNGYTCHFVRPGWKLPKREKTA, via the coding sequence GTGACCACGTCAACCGAAAGGGCCGTCCTGGCCGGCGGCTGCTTCTGGGGCATGCAGGAGCTGTTCCGCCGTCAACCCGGGGTGATCTCGACCCGGGTCGGTTACAGCGGCGGCGACGTCCCGAACGCCACTTACCGCAACCACGGCACGCACGCCGAGGCCATCGAGGTGATCTACGACCCCGCGCAGACCACGTTCCGCGACCTGCTCGAGTTCTTCTTCCAGGTGCACGACCCCACGACGAAGGACCGCCAGGGCAACGACATCGGCCTGAGCTACCGCTCGGCGATCTTCTTCGAGAACGACGAGCAGAAGCGGGTCGCCGAGGACACGATCGCCGACGTCGACGCGTCGGGGCTGTGGCCCGGCAAGGTCGTCACCGAGGTCAGCCCGGTGGGTGACTTCTGGGAGGCCGAGCCGGAGCACCAGGACTACCTGCAGCGCATCCCGAACGGGTACACGTGCCACTTCGTGCGCCCGGGCTGGAAGCTCCCGAAGCGCGAGAAGACCGCCTGA
- a CDS encoding L,D-transpeptidase produces MNRRMIALLGGVAAMAGTVAFAGTAEAASTPCSAEAKACVQRSSNTAWLTDGAGNVTYGGVPITVGLPKYPTPLGKFHVQYKDIDHYSKQFNGPMPYSVFFTTTGVAFHQGSLKVKSHGCVHLSHGAAVTFYNSLHPGDVVEVVP; encoded by the coding sequence ATGAACCGGAGGATGATCGCACTACTGGGCGGGGTCGCCGCGATGGCGGGGACCGTGGCGTTCGCGGGAACGGCCGAAGCGGCGTCGACGCCGTGCAGTGCCGAAGCGAAGGCCTGCGTCCAGCGCAGTTCGAATACCGCGTGGCTGACCGACGGCGCCGGGAACGTCACCTACGGCGGCGTCCCGATCACCGTGGGGCTGCCGAAGTACCCGACCCCGCTGGGGAAGTTCCACGTGCAGTACAAGGACATCGACCACTACAGCAAGCAGTTCAACGGGCCGATGCCGTACTCGGTGTTCTTCACCACCACCGGGGTCGCGTTCCACCAGGGCAGCCTGAAGGTCAAGTCCCACGGGTGCGTGCACCTTTCGCACGGTGCCGCGGTGACGTTCTACAACTCGCTGCACCCGGGTGACGTCGTCGAGGTCGTGCCCTGA
- a CDS encoding STAS domain-containing protein codes for MRNDDIASEHSGGVLVVEMRGEPGITTVLRRASVLETALCELPWPRLLVFDLGRLDFLSERGVRGLLEAIERCRDRGLPGCLVASPGTGVERVVRRTGLGELVRVFPDRLATIAAYQPVEVRWLLC; via the coding sequence ATGCGCAACGACGACATCGCCTCGGAACACTCCGGCGGCGTGCTGGTCGTCGAGATGCGTGGCGAGCCGGGCATCACGACGGTGCTGCGCCGGGCGTCGGTGCTCGAGACCGCCCTGTGTGAACTGCCGTGGCCCCGGCTGCTGGTGTTCGACCTCGGCCGGCTGGACTTCCTCTCCGAACGCGGGGTCCGCGGCCTGCTCGAGGCGATCGAGCGCTGCCGGGACCGGGGCCTGCCGGGATGCCTGGTCGCCTCGCCGGGCACGGGTGTCGAACGGGTGGTCCGCCGCACCGGGCTCGGCGAGCTGGTGCGGGTGTTCCCGGATCGCCTGGCGACGATCGCCGCCTACCAGCCGGTCGAGGTGCGCTGGCTGCTTTGCTGA
- a CDS encoding helix-turn-helix domain-containing protein has translation MPNERLRDALLRNGLTLEQVAKAVGVDQKTVERWITKGRLPYPKHRHKIAAMARESETYLWPDSVAPERKAETAAAEVVRVFPHRNAIPVELWDRLIKEASETVEVLVHAALFLVERPRFIKDLTAKAAAGAKIRLAFGDPEGDSVALRGEEEQLGDGTLPARIRNALAFYRPLIGVEGIEMRFHNTTLYNSIFRFDDEMIINTHVYGFQGAHAPSLHLRRLSAGDLFETYSESFESVWNLAKPATF, from the coding sequence ATGCCGAACGAACGCCTGCGTGACGCGCTGCTGCGCAACGGCCTGACCTTGGAACAGGTCGCCAAGGCCGTCGGCGTCGACCAGAAGACCGTTGAACGCTGGATCACCAAGGGGCGCCTGCCGTACCCGAAGCACCGGCACAAGATCGCGGCGATGGCGCGCGAGTCAGAGACGTACTTGTGGCCGGACTCGGTCGCACCGGAGCGCAAGGCCGAGACGGCGGCCGCCGAAGTCGTGCGGGTCTTCCCGCACCGTAACGCCATCCCGGTCGAGCTGTGGGATCGGCTGATCAAGGAGGCGTCGGAGACAGTTGAGGTCCTGGTGCACGCCGCGCTGTTCCTGGTCGAGCGCCCGCGCTTCATCAAGGACCTGACGGCCAAGGCTGCGGCCGGCGCGAAGATCCGCCTGGCCTTTGGTGACCCGGAGGGTGACAGCGTCGCGCTACGCGGCGAGGAGGAGCAGCTTGGCGACGGGACGCTTCCGGCGCGTATCCGCAACGCCCTTGCGTTCTACCGGCCACTGATCGGGGTGGAAGGCATCGAGATGCGGTTCCACAACACGACGCTGTACAACTCGATCTTCCGGTTCGACGACGAGATGATCATCAATACGCACGTGTACGGGTTCCAGGGGGCCCATGCCCCATCCCTCCACTTGCGGCGGCTCTCCGCCGGGGACCTCTTCGAGACGTACTCGGAGAGCTTCGAGTCAGTCTGGAACCTTGCCAAACCAGCCACCTTCTAG